ACACCCTTTCAGCCTTAAAATACTCTGGACTTGGCCTTTATAGTTCCAGAACTCTCCAAGAACACCCATAGTTTTATGCAGGAGACAAGAGCTTCACTCAAGAATTTGGAGATTCAAATGGGTCAGTTGAGTAAGCAAGTACCTGAGAAGCCCCTAACACTCTTCTTAGTGATACAGTGCCTAATCCAAGAGAAAAGTGTAAGACTATCACAGTGGCAAACGAAGCAATGATAGATGAGGAAGCACAAGTTATTGAAGGATTAGTGTAAACAGAAGCTCCAAAGAGGATTGAGGACACTGTGGCACATGCCCCTCTAGGACATCCGAGAAATCCTTCCCCAGTTGATCTTGAGAAGCACTCGGCATTTCTCATGGCTCCTGAATACAAGCCcaagatgccatatcctcagaagctataaaaggagaccaaggacaaacaattttcaaagttcttggaagtcttcagaaagttgaaaatcaatatttcttttgctgaggttttgaagcaaatgcctctctatgtcaAGTTCAAGAAGGATTTACTCTCCAAGAAGAAGTCTTTAAGGGAAGATGAGACAGTGGTCCTAaccaaggaatgtagtgccataATTCATAGTAAATTGCCAAAaaagatgccagatccagggagctttcagaTTCCATGCACTATTGGGAGCATAACCTTTGacaaagctctatgtgatcttggtgcAAGTACCAATCTAATCCCCttgtctgtgatgaagaagttgcAAATCTAATAGGCACAACCAACAAGGATagcattacaaatggcagacaaataTTTGAAGCATGCACACGAAATAGTGGAGAATGTCATGGTCAAGGTAGGAAAATTTTTTCTCCCAatagattttgtgattcttgacatgggagaggatgaagatgcctctataattctggaaagaccattcctagccactgggAGAGCTCTCATTGATGTAGAAGAGGGTGAATTAGTACTTAGAGTACATACTGAGCAAGTAGCCTTTCATGTCTTCAAAATCATGCATTTATCAGGCAGAGAGGAAAAGTGTATGCAGACTGAGCTTATTGTTCCAACCCTTCAAGAACCCACAGATAATGCACAACAAGGTTTACAGCTCAAACCTCCTTTGATTGGAACCAATACAATCATAGTTGTAAGAACCGGACCGGTGATCGAACCGGTCACGTTATtggttcactggtttattggttcaaccgataAACCATTGGTTGAACCGGTAAAACCGGTTTcacatgaataaaaaatataaaatactaaaaatagtcataaacttaataaattcaaaatacataTTGTTAGTTCTTCACCAACATTTTAAAGACAACCAAGTTTCAAAGTCTAAATATAACTAATACAAAGATAAACATGAAAGTAGTTAGTACTTAGTACTAGTACATTAGTATCTTAGTTAAACACAATATGGATAacaattcataaactaaatccAAGGAGTAATTTTGAAGTTGGCAAGTTGCTCTTCATCTGACAAATGTGGAGCTACATCCTGATtggtttcattttgatttgcaTTTTCCACAGAATTATTAGCTCCATCATCCTCCCGATCATCTTCCAAATCCAATTGATCTAGCATTATAGATAATGTTTCACaaatcaagataaaaaataatataaaacatgttataaggcatacaaaaatcatagttgatcaaaattcataaataaataaaagcatacCTAAATCATCTAAAGGTGATTGAAGAGACATATTTGCAAGATCATTTCGTAAAGCATCAATTTCTTCAGGAGTTAAAAATGGTGGTGAATCTTCCAGTATCCATTCCGAATGATCCTCAAATGCATCAAGACAAATTGGATCATAAACTTGGTTTCTCATTTGGTTCCTATGTTATCAATATATTTCGTTACTCATGTGATgattaagattttaaaataatgctttcaagtttcaacttaAAACAATCAAGAAAGTACCTTTGTTGTAACCTTAAGTTGTAATGAACATAAACAAGATCATTTAGTTTTTGATGCTCTAGCCGATTCCTCTTCTTTGAGTGAATGTGTTCAAAAATACTCCAGTTACGCTCACAACCTGAAGAGCTACAAGTCTGGCTTAAAACACGAATAGCCAACTTTTGCAAATTTGGTGCTCCACAACCATAAGATTCCCACCATTGatcttaacataaaaaatagataaataatttatcaCAATCATAAATATCACATAATAAATTCATCACAATAGTAAAAGACCAAATTTATGAAGAAATTTCACCTGGCATAACAGTGGTTCGTTCACGTATTGCAGAGGGTCTTCCAAAATCTTTCTCAGCATTCTTAAAGAGCCTCTTCTCACTTGTCAGTTTAGATCTCAATACAGGATCATCATAAGCATATTTCTCAATGACATCCAACAAGCCAGAAATCGTTTCTTtgtgattttcaaattctccaGCATTAAATCGAAAAGCTGGATTTAACCAATAACCAGCGGCATGAAGATTTCTCTTAAGTTGTGCATCCCAACGGGTATCCAAAATCTTCAGATAAGGATCAAcaaccttctttcttttttgaaaccTCCTCACCATTTCTTCTCTAGCCTTATAAATAGCTTGATAAAGATAACCCATGGCAGGTCTGTCTTCACTATCCACAATACGTAAAACATGAACAAGTGGCGAAGTAAGCTTAACAATATCAGTGCATTGACTTCAAAATTTAGAATCCAAGACTTGATCCACAAATTTCTTAGCTTTGGCTTCTTTGGAGTAAGCTGAGCTTGTAAATTCTTTAGAAGTCACCATAGCTCTCAGAGGATCCTTTTGAGCTAAAATACTTTGCAAAGCAATGAAATTAGTAGCAAACCGAGTTGGAGCTGGACGAAGTATTTCCCGCCCACCTGTAAACTTTCTCATCAAGAACAGTGGATAGCAATGATTATAGATATACTTAGTGATCAGTGAAGCTTGTGACACAGTTTGACTCACTTCTTGCAACTTCCCAATATCTTGAAACATCAGATTAACACAATGAGCTGCACAAGGGGACTAATACAATTTAGGAAACTCAGCCTCCAACAATCTTCCCGCAGCAACATAGTTTGTAGCATTGTCCGTTACAATATACACAACATTCTCAGGACCAACAAACAATACAACATCCCTAAACAACTTAAACAAATTTTCAGCAGTTTTTGAGATATTAGAAGCATCAACTGACTTTAGAAAAACAGTTCCTTTAGgacaataaactaaaaaattaatcaaagtaCGCCTACAACAATCAGTCCATCCATCGGCCATAATAGTGCATCCAGTTTGCTTCCAAATCTCACGATAACCATCAATCATCTTCCTCACATCCTCAACTAATTTACTCAACAAATACCCACGGACTCTTGGATAACTTGGCCCTTTATACCCTGCACCCATGCTTGCAATAGCATCAATCATTGGCTGATAGTAAGCTAAATTAACCGCATTAAATGGAACAGAGGCATCCACCATCTATTTCGCAATAGCAATATCACACTTCTCCGCAATTTCTTTGCTTTGAAGAACGCTTTTGATAGTTGGTTGAGCTCCGGGTGTTGTTGCTGATGGAAAATAGGATTGTAAACCTTTGActtgttttccttttctagagatAGGTGTTGGAACCCTggatttttgttgttgttgcatcTCATTACGTTCGATCTCGTCAAATTCTCTTTCAACATCATCACAAGCATTATAACTTTCGGCATattgttcttgagtttttcttttcttgcttcgAAGCTCTTCAATACTTTCATGGAATTGGTGTCTCACTGCAGCTGGCACCTTTCGACAAGACTCAATATCTCCTCCTTTTCCAGCCAAATGAAGTTTAAACCGATGAATTCCTCCACCCCTAATAAGCTTCTCACAATATATGTATAGCAGAATTGTTTTTCCAGAATCCACAACTTGTTTACAATGACCCCATGCAGGATCGGTTTTTGCtctattattgtttttttgGGTTCCGATTGATGCATCAGGAGTTGATCCTTGTTCTTGCGAAGATGGTGTTTTTGATGGTGTATTCGCAGAAGCCATTCTAAAAGAATATGGAGTAGCAAAACCGCAAAATTATAAAACAATAGCAATCCTAAATTCCCTAGTTTCTATTCCCTATTCAACAAGACAGCAACCTTAAATtcttaaatagttaaatttcCTATTCAGCAAGACAAGCAAATTCATATTTCATTGATTCAAATCAAGCATATAATCCAACAGTTTCATATTTCCAGTACAAATCAACAAAACATAAATTGATTTACAtgaaaaatttgatttacataACATGAAAAATGCAACAGCCAACAGTTTCATATTTCATGTCCTAATCCAACAGTAAATTTACAAGGAAATTCAACAAGCATATTCAACAAGGAAATTCAACAAGCATATTTAAGTGTAATGTATTCAACAGTTTCAAATTTCAACAAGCATATTCAACAAGGAAATTCAGCTTAACAGAACTTACAGTAACAGAACAGAGCAGAGTGTAATGTATTTCACACAACAATCATTAAACTTCAAGTGCAAAACAGAGAAGAAGCAGATTACAGAACTGGAGCAGTGGAGCTTACCTGTTGACAGAGTCACAGAGCAGTAGCACTAGAGCAGAAGGGCGACTAGGCGAGGGCGACGGCGCTGGAATGGCGAGTTCGACTGCGCGCAACGGCTGACCGGCGATTTCGCGGGTGTTGGGTCTGCTGTTCGGAGAGGATGACGGGCTGAGTTGGTTGAGTTGGTTTCTTCAGAGCTCAGACCGCCGGTGAGACGAAGAGGATGACGGGCTGGGGGCTGGGTGAGTGAGGTGACGAAGGGGAGGGAAATTGGAACTGCAAGTGCAAAATGGGATCGGGTGGGGCGTGGGGGTGGTAGCCCGTAgggcttttcttttttttttgttttaaataaaccaaaacgacgccgttttggaaaaagattaaaaaaaaaaatttcctgAACCGGTCGGTTAACCAAAAACTGCCGGTTTTCCGATTTTTATCAAAACCGGCCGGTTCAACCCGGTTCAAAACGGTTCTGTTCCTTATCCGGTTACATCACTCAACCGGACCGGTTCTGAGTCCGGTTCACCGGTTTTCCGGTCGAACCGACCGGTCCGGTCCGATTCTTACAACTATGAATACAATTCtccctgacatcaaacctaagtttggtgttgggtgtACATCATCCACCAAGGAGAAAGTTTCCAAGAACAAAATACCCAAgggatggagaaacaagaagatcTCCACTAAAGATTTCTCACCAGGAATGAAAGTGGTGTTGACTAAAGGCCCAATCTTGCTTCATATAATGAACAGGATCATCTCTCTTGAGCATATTGAGCTAATCCATGAGAACACAGGGAAAAGATTCACAATGAGAGGTGAGGAGCTAAAGCACTATGATCGACCCTCGCCTTAGCAaggctgaccgtcaagctagtgacggtaaagaagcgcttgttgggaggcaacccaatcctTAGTATCCTTTGATTCCATTTCCAGTTTTACTTTCATTTATTTATGTTGTTATTCATAGTTTTCCTTGGTTTTTATAATGTTTGTGGTCATAGAATGTGTTTAAAATAGGGACAGAGGAGTCTGAAAGAAGAACAAAATACCCTGGAGAGGATTTCAATTCAGGTCtgtggcgctaaacgccaggatgggcgttcagcgccagaaaggGCACTAATTTCAAGAAGCTCTTTGTTTGggtggcgctaaatgccaggcTGGGCATTTCGCACCGACGAGCATGCAAATCAAGGTGAAGTTACGTTATTTTGGATGCTAAACGTAGACCTAGGAGTTTAGTGCCTGAATTGGTAGCTAGcgtgctggcgttaaacgccaaggaGGGCGTTTAACCCCTTCGATGGCACCACTCCCTATTCAGTACATTTCCTATAGGGTGATAAATGCCACCCGGGttaaacattggtgttaaacaccaggGAGGGCATTTAACGCCCTAGATAGCACAAGTTTCACAGCATTATGGCGCTAAATACCGAGGATGCCGTTTAGTGCTAGCAACGCAGAATTTGATTTTAAGGAAAGGGTTTAATCATTTCCAATGGTAACAACAATGGGTCCCACCCATTTTGACCATCTCTTACACACTCCCCACTCCCTCTTACCCCCTACCCACTTTTCCATCCCCATTCATTCCCCCATATACCAACCGTGCCTCCCATTACCCTATCATATCCCATCAATCCCACaaa
The Arachis duranensis cultivar V14167 chromosome 5, aradu.V14167.gnm2.J7QH, whole genome shotgun sequence genome window above contains:
- the LOC107489443 gene encoding uncharacterized protein LOC107489443; translated protein: MFQDIGKLQEVSQTVSQASLITKYIYNHCYPLFLMRKFTGGREILRPAPTRFATNFIALQSILAQKDPLRAMLTSPLVHVLRIVDSEDRPAMGYLYQAIYKAREEMVRRFQKRKKVVDPYLKILDTRWDAQLKRNLHAAGYWLNPAFRFNAGEFENHKETISGLLDVIEKYAYDDPVLRSKLTSEKRLFKNAEKDFGRPSAIRERTTVMPDQWWESYGCGAPNLQKLAIRVLSQTCSSSGCERNWSIFEHIHSKKRNRLEHQKLNDLVYVHYNLRLQQRNQMRNQVYDPICLDAFEDHSEWILEDSPPFLTPEEIDALRNDLANMSLQSPLDDLDQLDLEDDREDDGANNSVENANQNETNQDVAPHLSDEEQLANFKITPWI